Proteins found in one Leishmania major strain Friedlin complete genome, chromosome 35 genomic segment:
- a CDS encoding putative proteophosphoglycan ppg3 (previous protein_id=AAZ14279.1), translating to MSFHRRRCTRQHPAVAAALLCAAAVLTFICVGVHSASDEAGTLDCSVPVPNYSAAEQQHTRMFLDAIKATIPALASVWTCDNFCAHEGVECTEAGLHVRLNVNDLIGNLPEIPEGVIGSSVVVTKLTFSGDINNLKGTLPVSWHQLTALSSLVFISTGITDTPPEMRGTSIESRVTTHDAGFVPAAWATTTPRRSSLPVSRVSDNMVGSPHSAWAGASRMERDYLQNKASGRSLPEEWGNLINIKVLNLTNLNLSGTLPASWASLQRLEQLHAANNLLTGTLPASWGSLKKLFDLQLIGNKFTGTIPQEWGEMTALQRVSLQLDYCTCIPESWIARKVEVRLYSTVLGSDCEITSDCSSSSSSPGLECDGPVPFYTPSQQMHTRNFLEAFKYTITDLQPLWTCTNFCVWEYVHCTPAGVALEITGTQFFGSVPEVPADVNPSEVVVTKLDFSHSEWVEGDYPSSWALLTSLENVSFAYTSMWGTLPSRWSSMSALKYLDLSFTWTDGRFPESWSRLANLEVLRLVHLTIPDHLPASWSSMRALQELDLDSTGASGTLPPSWGALTNLEILSLSNNNLDATLPGEWSSLTQLRTLHLHDNQLSGTIPETYNAMITLTRVSLEVNRFCGCLPSTWADKNGVSMMITAQPELLASDCATENACKPETESSSSAPSASSSSASSSSSSAPSASSSSAPSSSSSAPSASSSSAPSSSSSAPSASSSSAPSSSSSAPSASSSSAPSSSSSAPSASSSSAPSSSSSAPSASSSSAPSSSSSSAPSASSSSAPSSSSSAPSASSSSAPSSSSSSAPSASSSSAPSSSSSAPSASSSSAPSSSSSSAPSASSSSAPSSSSSAPSASSSSAPSSSSSAPSASSSSAPSSSSSSAPSASSSSAPSSSSSSAPSASSSSAPSSSSSSAPSASSSSAPSSSSSSAPSASSSSAPSSSSSAPSASSSSAPSSSSPAPSASSSSAPSSSSSAPSASSSSAPSSSSSAPLVSSSSAPSSSSSSAPSASSSSAPSSSSSSAPSASSSSAPSSSSSSAPSASSSSAPSSSSSSAPSASSSSAPSSSSSAPSASSSSAPSSSSSAPSASSSSAPSSSSSSAPSASSSSAPSSSSSAPSASSSSAPSSSSSAPSASSSSAPSSSSSAPSASSSSAPSSSSSAPSASSSSAPSSSSSSAPSASSSSAPSSSSSAPSASSSSAPSSSSSFLSGSGSDGGCHSDVPYYTPTQVAHSMRFLSGFSESFADASATWKCPNFCSWAGITCRPEGFSFELGGVVKSGYLPMVPGDCDGVQVPVLSVSAGGAEGGVTLEGTLPSSWNRLLSLIELDFSYTGVSGGAPSDWSALVNLKKLNLGHNKLSGELPAEWSGMVAMEELYLNDNKFSGKLPFEWFNMENLKILDLSNNELGGSVPGFIVSLSRSHDVSALLKRLLAVRK from the coding sequence atgtcTTTTCATAGGCGCCGGtgcacgcggcagcaccccgccgtcgcggcggcgctgttgtgcgccgccgcggtttTGACGTTTATCTGCGTGGGTGTGCACTCTGCATCCGATGAGGCGGGCACCCTCGACTGCTCCGTCCCCGTCCCGAACTACTCTgccgccgagcagcagcatacTCGCATGTTTCTAGACGCCATCAAGGCGACCATCCCCGCCTTGGCTTCTGTGTGGACATGCGACAATTTCTGCGCGCACGAGGGCGTGGAGTGCACAGAGGCCGGCTTGCATGTGCGTCTCAACGTCAACGACCTCATCGGCAACCTCCCTGAAATACCTGAGGGCGTTATCGGATCATCTGTTGTGGTAACGAAGCTCACCTTCTCCGGCGACATCAACAACTTGAAGGGCACGCTACCTGTAAGCTGGCATCAACTAACCGCGCTCTCCTCGCTGGTGTTCATCTCTACGGGCATCACAGATACGCCGCCAGAGATGCGGGGAACTTCAATCGAGAGCCGTGTGACGACACATGATGCCGGGTTCGTCCCGGCGGCATGGGCGACTACCACCCCGCGTAGAAGCTCTCTGCCTGTCTCTCGGGTATCGGACAATATGGTAGGCTCTCCGCACTCCGCATGGGCAGGGGCCAGCAGGATGGAAAGGGATTATCTACAGAACAAAGCTAGTGGAAGAAGTCTTCCCGAGGAGTGGGGCAACCTGATCAACATTAAGGTTCTCAACTTAACGAACCTTAATCTTTCCGGAACACTTCCGGCTTCCTGGGCTTCCTTGCAGCGGCTTGAGCAACTCCACGCTGCGAACAACTTACTTACAGGTACCCTCCCAGCGTCTTGGGGGAGTCTGAAGAAGTTGTTTGACCTCCAGTTGATAGGTAACAAGTTCACTGGTACTATTCCGCAAGAATGGGGTGAGATGACTGCACTCCAGAGAGTCTCTCTTCAGCTCGACTACTGTACCTGCATCCCAGAAAGCTGGATAGCGCGGAAAGTGGAAGTTAGACTATACTCCACCGTTCTCGGTAGCGACTGTGAAATTACCTCAGACTgcagctcgagcagcagcagccctggACTGGAGTGTGATGGCCCCGTTCCGTTTTACACACCAAGTCAGCAAATGCACACGCGCAATTTCCTTGAGGCGTTCAAGTATACAATCACAGACTTGCAGCCGCTGTGGACGTGCACGAACTTCTGTGTCTGGGAGTATGTGCACTGCACGCCTGCAGGTGTGGCATTGGAGATTACTGGAACACAGTTTTTCGGTTCTGTTCCGGAGGTGCCTGCGGATGTGAACCCGTCGGAGGTGGTGGTAACCAAGCTTGATTTCAGCCATAGCGAGTGGGTGGAGGGCGACTATCCCAGTAGCTGGGCCTTGCTGACGTCCCTGGAGAACGTATCCTTTGCATATACGTCGATGTGGGGAACGCTGCCCTCCCGCTGGAGCTCCATGTCCGCGCTGAAGTACCTCGATTTGAGCTTCACGTGGACAGACGGTAGGTTTCCCGAGAGCTGGAGCCGCTTAGCGAACCTGGAGGTACTCCGATTGGTGCACCTCACAATTCCAGATCACCTGCCAGCCTCGTGGAGCAGCATGAGAGCATTGCAGGAGCTCGACCTCGACAGCACCGGCGCTTCAGGCACACTACCCCCCTCGTGGGGCGCCCTCACGAACCTCGAGATTCTATCCCTATCCAACAACAACCTTGACGCCACCTTACCAGGAGAGTGGAGCTCGCTAACGCAACTGCGAACCCTGCATCTGCATGATAACCAGCTTTCCGGGACGATCCCAGAAACCTACAATGCTATGATCACCCTCACCCGCGTCAGCCTGGAGGTCAACCGATTCTGCGGCTGCCTCCCGAGCACGTGGGCCGATAAGAATGGTGTGTCTATGATGATCACCGCTCAACCGGAGCTACTCGCTTCTGACTGCGCGACTGAAAACGCTTGCAAGCCAGAGACTGAAAgtagcagctccgcgccgtcggcgtcctcgtcgtctgcgtcgtccagcagcagctccgcgccgtcggcgtcctcgtcgtctgcgccgtccagcagcagctccgcgccgtcggcgtcctcgtcgtctgcgccgtccagcagcagctccgcgccgtcggcgtcttcgtcgtctgcgccgtccagcagcagctccgcgccgtcggcgtcttcgtcgtctgcgccgtccagcagcagctccgcgccgtcggcgtcttcgtcgtctgcgccgtccagcagcagctccgcgccgtcggcgtcttcgtcgtctgcgccgtccagcagcagcagctccgcgccgtcggcgtcctcgtcgtctgcgccgtccagcagcagctctgcgccgtcggcgtcttcgtcgtctgcgccgtccagcagcagcagctccgcgccgtcggcgtcctcgtcctctgcgccgtccagcagcagctccgcgccgtcggcgtcttcgtcgtctgcgccgtccagcagcagcagctccgcgccgtcggcgtcttcgtcgtctgcgccgtccagcagcagctccgcgccgtcggcgtcttcgtcgtctgcgccgtccagcagcagctccgcgccgtcggcgtcttcgtcgtctgcgccgtccagcagcagcagctccgcgccgtcggcgtcttcgtcgtctgcgccgtccagcagcagcagctccgcgccatcggcgtcttcgtcgtctgcgccgtccagcagcagcagctccgcgccatcggcgtcctcgtcgtctgcgccgtccagcagcagcagctccgcgccgtcggcgtcttcgtcgtctgcgccgtccagcagcagctccgcgccatcggcgtcttcgtcgtctgcgccgtccagcagcagccccgcgccgtcggcgtcctcgtcgtctgcgccgtccagcagcagctccgcgccatcggcgtcctcgtcgtctgcgccgtccagcagcagctccgcgccgttggtgtcctcgtcgtctgcgccgtccagcagcagcagctccgcgccatcagcgtcctcgtcgtctgcgccgtccagcagcagcagctccgcgccgtcggcgtcctcgtcgtctgcgccgtccagcagcagcagctccgcgccgtcggcgtcctcgtcgtctgcgccgtccagcagcagcagctccgcgccgtcagcgtcctcgtcgtctgcgccgtccagcagcagctctgcgccgtcggcgtcttcgtcgtctgcgccgtccagcagcagctccgcgccgtcagcgtcctcgtcgtctgcgccgtccagcagcagcagctccgcgccgtcggcgtcctcgtcgtctgcgccgtccagcagcagctccgcgccgtcagcgtcctcctcgtctgcgccgtccagcagcagctccgcgccgtcggcgtcctcgtcgtctgcgccgtccagcagcagctccgcgccgtcggcgtcctcgtcgtctgcgccgtccagcagcagctccgcgccgtcagcgtcctcgtcgtctgcgccgtccagcagcagcagctccgcgccgtcagcgtcctcgtcgtctgcgccgtccagcagcagctccgcgccgtcggcgtcctcgtcgtctgcgccgtccagcagcagctcgttTTTGTCGGGCAGTGGGAGCGACGGAGGGTGCCACAGCGATGTTCCGTATTACACGCCAACGCAAGTGGCGCATAGCATGCGGTTTCTGTCTGGGTTTTCCGAGTCGTTTGCGGACGCAAGCGCCACGTGGAAGTGCCCGAACTTCTGCTCATGGGCGGGGATAACTTGTAGACCAGAGGGATTTTCTTTCGAACTAGGTGGTGTGGTAAAGTCGGGGTATCTACCGATGGTTCCTGGGGACTGCGATGGTGTGCAAGTGCCGGTTTTGAGTGTAAGTGCCGGTGGCGCGGAGGGAGGCGTGACTTTGGAGGGCacgttgccgtcgtcgtggaATCGGCTGCTGTCTCTCATCGAGCTGGATTTCTCCTACACGGGCGTCAGCGGTGGGGCACCGTCGGATTGGTCGGCCTTGGTGAACCTGAAGAAGCTGAATCTGGGCCACAATAAGTTGAGTGGTGAACTGCCGGCGGAGTGGAGCGGCATGGTGGCCATGGAGGAGCTGTATCTGAACGACAACAAATTCAGTGGGAAGTTGCCTTTCGAATGGTTTAACATGGAGAATCTCAAAATCCTCGATCTCTCCAACAACGAATTGGGCGGATCGGTGCCCGGCTTCATCGTTTCACTCTCGCGCTCACACGACGTTTCAGCCCTGCTCAAGCGGCTGTTGGCGGTGAGGAAGTAA